Below is a window of bacterium DNA.
GCCGGGGCAGGGACCGGCGCCTGCCGCCTCGCAGCTGAGCTGGATCGGCAGATCCAGCCAGAGCGCTTCGCGCAGCGGACCCGTCAGATCCAACTCCTGGCTGCCCGCGGGCAGGACCACGACCTCGTCGGACTCCTCGGGGTCGAGATCCGGGGTAGCCGCCGCCAGCACCAGAAGCTGGAAGTCGCCCGTCAGCCGGCCGGTGAAGGGCCGATCGCAGCGGTCACAGCGAAAGGGGAAGCGCGCTTCCACCTCGCCGCGCACCGTCCAGCGCTGCCCGGCCGGATCCACGGTCACCCGCAACTCGGCTTCGCCTTCGCCCGCGCGGTCGCCCAGGTCTTCCAGGCACAGGGGCGCGGTGAAGCGGAACTCCTCGCGGTGTTCCCTGATGCCGCTGAGCAGGATTCTCACGGGCGCCTGCCGGTCCGGGCAAGATGGCGCATCTTAGTCCGCAACTCCCCCATTGTCAAGGCCTTGCCCCGCAGGCCGGTTCAGCCGCCGAAGACGATGCCCAGCTCCCGCGCCGCCGAGGCGTCCGAGTCGCTGGCGTGCACGCCGTTGGTCTGCAGGCTCTGGCCATAGAGGTAGCGGATCGTGCCCGGCGCCGCCTCGGCCGGGTTCGTGGCCCCGACTAGAAGACGTAAGTCCTTGACCGCATTGTCTTTCTCGAGTCGGACCGCCACGATGGGTCCGCTCGTGATGTAGGCGACGAGGTCCCCGTAGAAGGCCTTGCCCTGGTGCTCGGCGTAGAAGGCCCCCACCTGTGCGGCCGTCAGGCGCTTCAGCTCCAGGCCCGTGATCCGGAAGCGGTTGGCGGTGAGCATGGCGAGGATCTCGCCGATGGTCTGGGCCGCCACCAGCTCGGGCTTGATCATTAGATAGGTCTGGCTCACGGATTCTCCTCGCGGGCAGGGGTCAGGGTTTGTATTGAGCGGCCAGCAGCGGCACGATCTGGCTGGGGATCTCGGCCACGGGCACACCCGCCGCGCGCAGGCTGGCGATCTTGTCGGCCGCGGTGCCCGAGCCCCCGGCGATGATGGCGCCCGCGTGGCCCATCCGCTTGCCGGGCGGCGCCGTGCGACCGGCGATGAAGGCGACGACCGGCAGCGTCACCTTCTCCTTGATGTGGGCGGCGGCCTCCTCCTCGTCCGTGCCGCCGATCTCGCCGATCATGACGACGGCTGCGGTGGCCGGATCGGCCTGGAAGGCGGCCAGGCAGTCGATGAAGTTCGTGCCGATCACCGGGTCGCCGCCGATGCCGATGCAGGTCGACTGGCCGAGCCCGGCCGCGGTCAGGTGGTAGACCACCTCGTAGGTCAGGGTGCCCGAGCGGCTGACGAGGCCCACCTTGCCCGGCCTGACGATGTTGCCGGGCAGGATGCCCACCTTGCACTGGCCCGGCGAGATCAGGCCCGGGCAGTTGGGGCCGATGAGCCGCACGCCCGCCGCGCGCACGCGCGGCATCACCGCGTTCATGTCGCGCACCGGAATGCCCTCGGTGATGCAGACGACGGTTCGGATGCCCCCCGCCACCGCCTCGAGGATGGCGTCGGCGGCCACGTTCGCCGGCACGAAGATGACGCTCGCGTTGGCGCCCGTCGCGCGCACGGCCTCGCTGACGGTGTCGAAGACGGGGACGCCGCAGGCCTGCTGGCCGCCCTTGCCCGGCGTGACGCCGCCGACGACCCGGGTGCCGTAGGCCTGCATCTGCTCGGTGTGGAAGCCCCCGTCGCGGCCGGTGATCCCCTGCACGATCAGGCGCGTCGCCTGGTCCACGAAGATGCTCATGCCGCAGCCCCCTTGGCGAGGGCGATCGCCTTCTGCACCGCCTCGTCCATGCTCTCGGCGGCGACCAGATCCGTCTCGGCGAGGAGGCGCCGCGCCTCGTCCTCGTTCGTGCCGACCAGACGCACGACGATGGGCAGGTGGATGCCCGTCTTCGCCTTCGCCTCGATGATGCCGCGCGCGACGTCGTCGCAGCGGGTGATGCCGCCGAAGATGTTGAAGAGGATCGCCTTCACGTTGCGGTCGCGGGTGATGATGTCCAGGGCGCGCACCACCTTGTCCGGGTGCGAGCTGCCGCCGATGTCGAGGAAGTTCGCCGGCTGGCCGCCGTAGTGGGCGACGAGGTCCATCGTCGCCATCGCGAGGCCGGCGCCGTTGACGAGGCAGCCGACGTCCCCTTCGAGCTTGACGAAGCTGAGACCGGCCAGGCGGGCCTCGTCCTCCTCGGGCGTCGCCTCGGCGGGATCGCGCCAGCCGGCGATCTCGCTCTGGCGGTAGAGGGCGTTGTCGTCCAGGACCATCTTGCCGTCGACGGCCCAGACCTCGCCCGTGGGCGTGACGACGAGGGGGTTGATCTCCGCCAGCGTGGCGTCGCTGTCGGCGTAGGCCTGCCAGAGGCGCGTCAGCACGTCGGCCATCCGCAGCGCGATGCGACCCGAGGCGACCTGGAAGGCCACGTGCCGCGCCTCGTGCGGGCTGAGGCCGGCGACCGGATCGAGGCGCAGCTTGATGATCTGCTCCGGCGTCTTCGCCGCCACCTCCTCGATGTCGACGCCGCCCGCGGCGGAGACCATCAAGGTCGCCCGCTGCGCCGCGCGGTCCTGGACGATGCCGAGGTAGTACTCCTGGGCGATGTCCACCGCCCGCGTCACGAGCAGGCGACGCACGGTGAGGCCCTTGATCTCCATGCCGAGGATCTGGTCGGCCTTGTCGCGCACCTCGTCGTGCTGCCTGGCCAGCTTGACGCCGCCCGCCTTGCCGCGGCCGCCGACCAGGACCTGGGCCTTGATGACGACCGGCCCGCCGAGCTCGCGCGCGCGCTCCTTGGCCTCCTCCGGCGTGCCCACGACGAAGCCGTCGGGCACGGGGATGCCCTGGCGCCGGAAGAGCTCCTTGGCCCGGTACTCGTGGATCTTCACTCGTCGCTCCTGCGTTGGGACCCGCGCGGCGGCTAGCCTGAGCCGCGCGCCTGGCCGTCCTTCTGTTTCGCGATCGTCGCCGTGCTCGAGTAGCCCGTCAGCATGCCCGCCCGGTGCACGCGCCCGCCCCAGCCCTTCACCGCGGTGGCGCCGACGATCTCGGCTTCCGCGTACTCGCCGCCCTTGACCAGCACGTCCGGGCGCAGCGCTTCGATGAGCGCGAGCGGCGTGTCCTCGTCGAAGAGGGTCACGGCGTCCACCGAGCGCAGGTGCGCGAGCAGCGCCGCGCGATCCGCCTCGCCGTTCACGGGCCGGGTCGGGCCCTTGAGCCGCCGCACGGAAGCGTCGCTGTTCAGGCCGACGATCAGCCGCTCGCCCTGCGCCGCCGCCTCGGCGAGCAGCGCCCGGTGTCCGGCGTGCAGCACGTCGAAGCAGCCGTTGGTGAAGACGACCCGCTGCCCGCGCGCCCGCGCCTGCTCGGCCCAGGCCACCGCCGCGGCGCGGCCGAGGACGGGGGCCTCGCTCTCCGGCGCCCCGGCCTCGCGCAGGGCGTCGTCGAGGAGGGCGGCGAGCAGCTCGCCGGGCGTCACCGCCGCGGTGCCGACCTCGCCGACGACGACGCCCGCCGCGTGGTTGGCGAGCACGGCGCCCTCCTCGAGGCTGGCGCCCGCCGCCAGGGCGAGTGCGAGCGTGGCCACCACCGTGTCGCCGGCGCCCGTGACGTCGAAGACCCGCCGCGCCTTGGCCGGGAAACGGCGGGACGGACCGGCCGCCGTGAAGAGGGCAATGCCCCCCTCCCCGAGCGTGATCATCAGCGCCTTCAGCTCCAGGCGCGCCATGAGGCCGGCGCCGACGCGCTCCAGGTCGGCCTCGCTGCGGATGGGCAGGCCGAAGGAGCCGCCCGCCTCGGCCTTGTTCGGCGTCACGAGGTCGACGCCGCGATAGGCGGCGAAGTGCCCCTCCTTCGGATCGACGATCACCGGCACGCCGCGCGCGCGCGCCGCCGCGACGAGGGCCGTGACGAGCGCGTCGACGAGCACACCCTTGCCGTAGTCCGAGAGCACGAGGGCGCGCGCCTCGCCCAGCAGCGCGCAGGCGCGGGCCTCGAGGGCGGCGAGCGCCTCGCCCGTCGCCGGACGGCGCTCCTCGCTGTCCACGCGGCAGATCTGCTGGCCGGCGCCGAGGATGCGCGTCTTGACCGTCGTCGGCCGGCCGGACTCGACGACGAGGTCCTCGGCGGGGATGCCGGCGGCCGCGAGGGCTGCGACCAGCTCAGCGCCCGCCTCGTCCGCGCCGCGCAGACCGACGAGGCGCGGCGCGCCCCCCAGAGCGGCCAGGTTGCGCGCCACGTTGGCCGCCCCGCCCAGGCGCTGCTCGCGCTCGCGCACGGCGACCACGGGCACGGGCGCCTCGGGACTGATCCGCTCGACGCTGCCCTTGAGGTAGCGGTCCAGCATCAGGTCGCCGAGGACGAGCACGGGCAGACCCTGCATGGCGTCCAGCAGTCGGCGCAGGCGATCCAGGCTGGGGGTGACGGGCTCCATGTCGGCCTCGGGAATGGCGTCGGTGGCGGGCGGCGCGGGCGCGGCTGCGGCGCAAGCTATCATCGGCCCCAGGGGGTGTCAAGAAAGGGGCTGGCGCGGGCCCAGCGCGCGTGCTTTCATCCCCGCGCGGTGGGCCGCCCGGCCCCTGCCACCCCGCACCGAGAGGACGTCATGAGCGAGCCGACGAAGACGACCGGCCCCGTCAAGCGCATCGAGATCGATCTCGAGTCCGCGACCGAGCACTACGCGAACATCACCCTGATCAATCAGTCGAGCAACGAGTTCATCCTCGACTTCGCGCGGCTGATGCCGGGCCGGCCCAAGGCCACGGTGAGCGCGCGCGTGATCATGGCGCCGGCCAACGTGAAGGCCCTCCTGCGCGGCCTCGCCCAGCACGTGCAGCGCTTCGAGGAACTGCACGGCGCCTTGCCCGAACCGGCGGTGCAGCCGCCGACGGTGGGCTTCGGTCCCGAGACGGGCCGCGCCTAGGCCGCGGCGCCCGGGCTCGCCGCGCGACGCGGCAGGCCATCCTCCCCGCGCGGGGCGCGCTTCCAGCGCCGGTGCAGCCAGAACCAGTGCTCGGGATGGCGGCGGATGATCGCTTCCCAGCGCGCCGTGTGCGCGGCGGTCAGGCGGGCGACGGCGTCGGCGTCCGCCTCGCCCGCCGGCCAGAGCGGCGCCTCGTAGACGACGCGGAAGCGCCGGCCTTCGCGCAGCAGGTAGCTGGGGACGATCGGCGCGCCCGTCTTCAGGCTGAGGAAGGCCGTGCCCGGATGCGTCAGGCTCTCGCGCCCGAAGAAGGGCACGAGGATGCCGGGCCAGCGCGCCTCCTGGTCGCCCTGGACACCGATGCCGCCGCCCGCGCGCAGGGCCTTCATCACCCCGCGCAGGCCCATGCCGCGGTGCTCGACAGAAAAGCCGAGCGAGCGGCGCAGGTCGTTCATCGCCGCGTCGACGGCCGGGTTCGCGAGGTCCCCCACGAGCAGGTGGACGGGCACGCCGCGCGCCTGCGTCGCGAGGGCGAGCAGCTCCCAGTTGCCGAAGTGCGCGGCGAGGAAGAGCACGCCCTTGCCGGCCGCCCGGGCGGCGGCGAGCTCGTCGAGGCCCTCGTAGTCGATTCGCGCCAGCAGGCGGCGGCGCCGGAAGGCGGGCAGTGCGAAGTACTCCAGATAGCTGCGCCCGAACTGGCGGTAGCAGGCGGCGCCGATGCGCCGGCGCTCGCGCTCGCTGCGCTCGTCGCCGAGGGCGAGGCGCAGGTTGGCCAGGGTCACGCCGCGGCGGATACCCAGCCACCAGGCGAGCTGGCCGAGCGCCGCGCCCTCGGCGCTGATCCAGCCCCAGGGGAAGAGACTGCCCAGGCTGAGACCGCCGCGGACCAGCGCGGCTTCGATGCGGTGCTTCAGGCGCATGGCGGCG
It encodes the following:
- a CDS encoding DUF177 domain-containing protein, with translation MRILLSGIREHREEFRFTAPLCLEDLGDRAGEGEAELRVTVDPAGQRWTVRGEVEARFPFRCDRCDRPFTGRLTGDFQLLVLAAATPDLDPEESDEVVVLPAGSQELDLTGPLREALWLDLPIQLSCEAAGAGPCPGPPGAATGEGRADEERDPRWGPLAELKRRLEAEREGEALPGDDTGKD
- a CDS encoding nucleoside-diphosphate kinase → MIKPELVAAQTIGEILAMLTANRFRITGLELKRLTAAQVGAFYAEHQGKAFYGDLVAYITSGPIVAVRLEKDNAVKDLRLLVGATNPAEAAPGTIRYLYGQSLQTNGVHASDSDASAARELGIVFGG
- the sucD gene encoding succinate--CoA ligase subunit alpha yields the protein MSIFVDQATRLIVQGITGRDGGFHTEQMQAYGTRVVGGVTPGKGGQQACGVPVFDTVSEAVRATGANASVIFVPANVAADAILEAVAGGIRTVVCITEGIPVRDMNAVMPRVRAAGVRLIGPNCPGLISPGQCKVGILPGNIVRPGKVGLVSRSGTLTYEVVYHLTAAGLGQSTCIGIGGDPVIGTNFIDCLAAFQADPATAAVVMIGEIGGTDEEEAAAHIKEKVTLPVVAFIAGRTAPPGKRMGHAGAIIAGGSGTAADKIASLRAAGVPVAEIPSQIVPLLAAQYKP
- the sucC gene encoding ADP-forming succinate--CoA ligase subunit beta, whose protein sequence is MKIHEYRAKELFRRQGIPVPDGFVVGTPEEAKERARELGGPVVIKAQVLVGGRGKAGGVKLARQHDEVRDKADQILGMEIKGLTVRRLLVTRAVDIAQEYYLGIVQDRAAQRATLMVSAAGGVDIEEVAAKTPEQIIKLRLDPVAGLSPHEARHVAFQVASGRIALRMADVLTRLWQAYADSDATLAEINPLVVTPTGEVWAVDGKMVLDDNALYRQSEIAGWRDPAEATPEEDEARLAGLSFVKLEGDVGCLVNGAGLAMATMDLVAHYGGQPANFLDIGGSSHPDKVVRALDIITRDRNVKAILFNIFGGITRCDDVARGIIEAKAKTGIHLPIVVRLVGTNEDEARRLLAETDLVAAESMDEAVQKAIALAKGAAA
- the rfaE1 gene encoding D-glycero-beta-D-manno-heptose-7-phosphate kinase encodes the protein MQGLPVLVLGDLMLDRYLKGSVERISPEAPVPVVAVREREQRLGGAANVARNLAALGGAPRLVGLRGADEAGAELVAALAAAGIPAEDLVVESGRPTTVKTRILGAGQQICRVDSEERRPATGEALAALEARACALLGEARALVLSDYGKGVLVDALVTALVAAARARGVPVIVDPKEGHFAAYRGVDLVTPNKAEAGGSFGLPIRSEADLERVGAGLMARLELKALMITLGEGGIALFTAAGPSRRFPAKARRVFDVTGAGDTVVATLALALAAGASLEEGAVLANHAAGVVVGEVGTAAVTPGELLAALLDDALREAGAPESEAPVLGRAAAVAWAEQARARGQRVVFTNGCFDVLHAGHRALLAEAAAQGERLIVGLNSDASVRRLKGPTRPVNGEADRAALLAHLRSVDAVTLFDEDTPLALIEALRPDVLVKGGEYAEAEIVGATAVKGWGGRVHRAGMLTGYSSTATIAKQKDGQARGSG
- a CDS encoding DUF3467 domain-containing protein, which produces MSEPTKTTGPVKRIEIDLESATEHYANITLINQSSNEFILDFARLMPGRPKATVSARVIMAPANVKALLRGLAQHVQRFEELHGALPEPAVQPPTVGFGPETGRA
- a CDS encoding lysophospholipid acyltransferase family protein, producing MRLKHRIEAALVRGGLSLGSLFPWGWISAEGAALGQLAWWLGIRRGVTLANLRLALGDERSERERRRIGAACYRQFGRSYLEYFALPAFRRRRLLARIDYEGLDELAAARAAGKGVLFLAAHFGNWELLALATQARGVPVHLLVGDLANPAVDAAMNDLRRSLGFSVEHRGMGLRGVMKALRAGGGIGVQGDQEARWPGILVPFFGRESLTHPGTAFLSLKTGAPIVPSYLLREGRRFRVVYEAPLWPAGEADADAVARLTAAHTARWEAIIRRHPEHWFWLHRRWKRAPRGEDGLPRRAASPGAAA